From a single bacterium genomic region:
- a CDS encoding M42 family metallopeptidase, whose protein sequence is MESLDREFLKELTDTNGLPGLEDEVRTLIHDKVSSYADEVETDWLGNLYMTKGKGNRGPHLAFAAHMDEVGLMVDRVDEDGYIKLTPLGGIDPRVLLAKRVTVGKERIPGVIGSVPPFLVDAMDSKKVIGIKDLRLDIGASSKAQAQSLVSPGDPVAFDTNFEARDGIIKGKAFDDRLGCYILAELIREDYDVPVTFIWTVQEEVGLRGARIASARVKPDILIVVEGTGAGDVPVDKDTSRLPRIGKGPVITILDGSVVASRRLMDFITNTADACGLPWQYKRPLVGGTDAGAAVRVKSLDAAVVAVPSRYIHSPVAISSTDDIINAIKLVKKVTHDLKRRYIER, encoded by the coding sequence ATGGAGTCTTTAGACAGAGAATTCCTTAAAGAACTGACGGACACGAACGGGCTTCCCGGACTTGAAGATGAAGTCAGGACGCTCATCCACGACAAAGTCTCAAGCTATGCCGATGAAGTCGAAACTGACTGGCTCGGCAATCTCTATATGACTAAGGGGAAGGGAAATCGCGGACCTCATCTCGCCTTTGCAGCGCACATGGATGAGGTCGGGCTGATGGTCGACAGGGTGGACGAAGATGGATATATCAAGCTTACTCCTCTGGGCGGTATAGACCCAAGGGTCCTTCTTGCGAAGAGAGTGACCGTCGGAAAGGAACGGATACCTGGCGTCATCGGCAGCGTACCGCCTTTCCTCGTGGATGCCATGGATTCAAAAAAAGTTATAGGCATAAAAGATTTAAGGTTGGATATAGGAGCATCATCAAAAGCGCAGGCCCAAAGCCTTGTATCGCCAGGAGATCCGGTCGCTTTCGATACGAATTTCGAAGCAAGAGACGGCATCATAAAGGGAAAAGCTTTTGACGACAGACTCGGCTGCTACATACTCGCAGAACTCATTCGCGAAGACTATGATGTACCGGTTACCTTTATCTGGACGGTGCAGGAGGAGGTGGGATTGCGAGGCGCAAGAATAGCCTCCGCAAGGGTTAAGCCGGATATACTAATCGTCGTTGAAGGTACTGGCGCAGGCGATGTTCCGGTCGATAAAGACACGTCGCGGCTTCCGAGAATCGGCAAGGGTCCTGTCATTACCATACTGGACGGAAGCGTTGTCGCGAGCAGAAGACTTATGGATTTCATAACGAATACGGCGGACGCTTGCGGCCTGCCTTGGCAGTATAAAAGACCTCTTGTCGGCGGTACTGATGCAGGCGCTGCGGTAAGGGTTAAATCTCTTGATGCGGCCGTTGTGGCAGTACCTTCTAGATACATACATTCGCCTGTTGCAATTTCATCCACTGATGATATAATTAATGCAATAAAGCTAGTTAAAAAAGTGACACATGATTTAAAGAGGCGTTACATTGAACGTTGA
- the fabG gene encoding 3-oxoacyl-[acyl-carrier-protein] reductase, which produces MVNETKRALITGAAAGIGRSIALELAGTYREILLDVNEEGLKETKKLVEDAGGEAFFYKADVTSLDAMNELALRIEQEQGTVSIVINNAGITRDTLFIRMDSNTWETVLKVNLTGAFNVSKAFVKSMMKERWGRIINMSSVVGQMGNVGQANYSASKAGLIGFSMTLARELGSRNITVNCVAPGYIQTPMTEVLPDEVKEYFLKQIPLKRPGTPEDVAKVVKFLCSDDASYITGQVIRVDGGMLM; this is translated from the coding sequence ATTGTGAATGAAACCAAAAGGGCATTGATAACAGGTGCGGCAGCAGGAATAGGCAGGTCAATAGCGTTGGAACTGGCAGGCACTTACCGCGAGATTCTTCTGGATGTTAACGAGGAAGGACTCAAAGAAACAAAGAAACTCGTCGAAGACGCTGGAGGAGAGGCTTTTTTTTACAAAGCCGACGTTACATCTCTCGATGCGATGAATGAGCTTGCCTTGCGAATAGAGCAGGAGCAGGGCACTGTCAGCATAGTAATAAACAACGCCGGGATAACGCGCGACACGCTGTTCATCCGCATGGACTCAAATACCTGGGAAACGGTGCTTAAGGTCAATCTCACTGGCGCATTCAATGTATCAAAGGCTTTCGTCAAGTCGATGATGAAGGAGCGCTGGGGCCGTATAATCAATATGAGTTCGGTAGTCGGGCAGATGGGAAACGTAGGCCAGGCAAACTACTCGGCATCCAAGGCGGGCCTAATTGGCTTTTCAATGACTCTTGCACGCGAGCTGGGCTCGAGAAACATAACGGTAAACTGCGTGGCGCCAGGGTATATCCAGACGCCAATGACGGAAGTCCTGCCCGATGAGGTCAAGGAATACTTCCTCAAACAGATTCCCCTGAAGCGGCCGGGCACCCCGGAAGACGTTGCAAAGGTCGTCAAGTTCCTTTGTTCGGATGACGCCTCCTACATCACCGGTCAGGTGATCAGGGTGGACGGCGGAATGCTCATGTAG
- a CDS encoding M6 family metalloprotease domain-containing protein, translating to MNAALCATLALLWSMPPKAGVTLSANAWQRYGELGLNQSRGFARTTTGNIQIQTVSGTRRFPVVFMSYSDVGAEYDASDFQAMLFDGPWTSGSAHDYYEEVSYGKVDLRGQVVGPYPAKYTASYYADDNYGIGNNYARSAGALVLEACQASDASVDYSLYDNDGDGYVDIFTVIHVGYGAEETGITGDIWSHEFSLSGWASYGGPGVYETNDADPNHPGQKIKIDVYTINPERSSESVDGTISSIGVFCHEWGHGFGLPDLYITDGPSSGSAGLGIFCLMASGSWGGTPAGSSPVHPSAWCKYLLGWVEPQSLERGALEEVDAAEFAESNSSASAWRIFANPSGAEWSFEKAGIGEYFLAENRRRKGFDKGLPGDGLLVLHVDESQENNNNLSNPLVGIMQADGSPQFLFTSGQGSASDLWKSDSFGFSNSSVPSSRFYDGVPSGASVSLISEADSIMTARLEIAALLLGRTYSYPNPFNAHEREKVTIVYEPTDEEKTQGQYPDFKVYIYNLAGERVRVLDEKPAEISVYGRVAYWDGRNDGKKPVASGLYFYIIETYENGLVKERSKSTLTLVR from the coding sequence ATGAATGCCGCACTGTGTGCGACACTTGCGTTGCTGTGGTCAATGCCTCCCAAGGCGGGGGTAACGTTATCAGCTAATGCCTGGCAAAGATACGGAGAACTGGGACTGAATCAATCCAGGGGATTCGCTCGGACAACAACTGGAAACATACAGATCCAGACAGTATCCGGAACTAGGCGTTTCCCTGTAGTGTTCATGTCGTATTCAGACGTCGGGGCTGAGTATGATGCCTCTGATTTTCAGGCTATGCTCTTCGACGGACCTTGGACCAGCGGGTCCGCGCACGACTATTACGAAGAGGTTTCCTACGGAAAAGTTGATCTGCGAGGCCAAGTAGTCGGGCCGTATCCTGCAAAATACACTGCATCCTACTATGCCGACGACAACTACGGCATAGGCAACAACTATGCGCGTTCGGCAGGCGCGCTCGTTCTTGAGGCCTGTCAGGCGTCCGATGCATCGGTCGACTACTCGCTGTACGACAACGACGGCGACGGGTATGTAGATATCTTCACCGTCATACACGTTGGCTACGGAGCAGAGGAGACCGGAATCACCGGCGATATCTGGTCCCACGAGTTCTCTCTCTCAGGCTGGGCGTCCTACGGAGGCCCTGGCGTCTATGAGACGAACGATGCCGATCCCAATCACCCGGGCCAGAAGATAAAGATAGACGTCTACACCATCAACCCCGAGCGCTCAAGCGAGTCCGTCGATGGAACGATATCGAGCATTGGCGTATTCTGCCACGAGTGGGGCCACGGATTCGGCTTGCCCGACCTCTACATCACCGATGGTCCATCCTCAGGCTCTGCAGGTCTCGGCATCTTCTGCCTCATGGCATCTGGTTCGTGGGGCGGAACGCCTGCTGGTTCATCTCCTGTTCATCCCTCTGCGTGGTGCAAGTATCTCCTCGGCTGGGTGGAACCGCAGTCGCTTGAGAGGGGAGCCCTTGAAGAGGTTGATGCGGCGGAGTTCGCCGAATCGAATTCATCCGCCTCGGCATGGAGGATATTTGCGAACCCATCCGGCGCCGAGTGGTCTTTCGAGAAAGCCGGCATAGGAGAATATTTTCTTGCCGAAAACCGAAGGCGCAAGGGATTCGACAAGGGATTGCCCGGAGACGGGCTTCTTGTACTCCATGTCGATGAATCCCAGGAGAACAACAACAATCTTTCGAATCCTCTGGTAGGAATTATGCAGGCCGACGGCAGCCCTCAATTCCTCTTCACCTCGGGCCAGGGTTCGGCATCCGATCTGTGGAAGTCCGACAGCTTCGGTTTCTCGAACTCCTCGGTGCCATCCAGCAGATTTTATGACGGCGTGCCTTCGGGCGCTTCCGTATCCCTCATATCAGAAGCCGACAGCATAATGACGGCCAGATTAGAGATAGCGGCTCTTCTTCTCGGCAGAACCTACTCTTATCCTAATCCCTTCAACGCGCATGAAAGGGAGAAAGTAACCATCGTCTACGAACCTACGGACGAAGAAAAGACCCAGGGTCAGTACCCCGATTTCAAGGTCTACATCTACAATCTCGCGGGCGAGCGGGTCAGGGTTCTCGATGAGAAGCCCGCTGAGATAAGCGTCTACGGTCGAGTCGCTTACTGGGACGGCAGGAACGACGGCAAGAAACCGGTGGCTTCCGGACTTTATTTCTATATAATCGAAACGTACGAAAACGGATTGGTCAAAGAGCGGAGCAAGAGTACGCTGACTCTTGTTCGATGA
- a CDS encoding M23 family metallopeptidase yields MKPKEQKSNKKQQELKLDKPPNGEATTKPVERTPKRYDKPLSIPKRISFNITPNYTNKYFGKTYSRNAVLAILSGIGVFVAGVIFMLIYSLQIYGQVAEVHYLRRRNSELEEGLVNLPVLKKELATSEKKLDQLRIMLGLAKAPGPVDSTELVFQYRPIIPKLDSLDTLPPDTNLIEKDVEGFYPQVLPTVGFQVSRGFSQSHPGIDFATSEGKPVFATAEGVVSDVGVDSTYGNFLKIRHGPYYETFYGHLQSVTVKKGEKVKMNTIVGFVGNTGRSSGPHLHFEVRHKGTPIDPSNLFILKREYKGGVYNE; encoded by the coding sequence ATGAAGCCAAAAGAGCAGAAATCGAATAAAAAACAGCAGGAGCTGAAGCTGGATAAACCACCAAACGGTGAAGCTACAACAAAACCCGTAGAGCGGACCCCGAAGCGTTACGATAAACCGCTTAGTATCCCGAAGAGGATATCCTTCAATATCACACCCAACTACACAAACAAATACTTCGGCAAAACCTATTCGAGGAACGCGGTTCTGGCAATACTATCAGGCATTGGAGTTTTCGTAGCGGGCGTCATCTTCATGCTTATTTATTCCCTTCAAATATACGGACAAGTAGCTGAGGTCCATTACTTGCGAAGGAGAAACTCCGAACTTGAAGAGGGTTTGGTCAACTTGCCCGTTCTTAAAAAGGAACTTGCGACGAGCGAGAAGAAACTCGACCAGCTCAGGATAATGCTCGGACTTGCCAAAGCTCCCGGACCTGTGGATTCAACAGAACTTGTTTTTCAGTACAGGCCTATTATCCCGAAGCTGGACAGCCTGGACACCTTGCCTCCTGACACGAATCTTATAGAGAAAGACGTAGAAGGTTTTTATCCTCAGGTACTACCCACGGTAGGTTTCCAGGTTTCTCGTGGCTTTTCTCAATCGCACCCCGGAATAGATTTTGCAACGTCTGAGGGGAAGCCTGTTTTTGCTACGGCTGAGGGTGTTGTAAGCGATGTAGGTGTCGATTCCACATACGGCAATTTTCTTAAGATACGACACGGGCCTTATTACGAAACTTTCTACGGACACCTGCAGTCTGTTACGGTGAAAAAGGGAGAAAAAGTAAAAATGAATACAATAGTGGGCTTTGTGGGCAACACAGGCCGCTCGAGCGGACCTCATCTTCACTTCGAAGTGCGCCACAAAGGAACCCCTATAGACCCCTCTAACCTTTTCATCCTCAAACGCGAATATAAAGGAGGAGTATACAATGAATAG
- a CDS encoding polymer-forming cytoskeletal protein, translating into MNSTGKDAKLDTIIGKETIITGNVKTKGSLRIDGEFEGNITVSDTFTAGSSARVKGDVRCKDAFVGGRIEGNVYSHGKVEMHSGANLTGDVTCKGLVIQDNVFFEGRCSMKEKEETKK; encoded by the coding sequence ATGAATAGCACTGGCAAAGACGCCAAGCTTGATACGATAATTGGAAAAGAGACAATAATTACAGGCAACGTTAAAACTAAGGGCAGTCTCCGTATAGACGGAGAGTTCGAAGGCAACATAACCGTCTCCGATACCTTCACGGCCGGTTCAAGCGCCCGGGTTAAAGGCGACGTTCGCTGCAAGGATGCCTTTGTCGGCGGAAGAATAGAGGGTAACGTCTATTCGCACGGCAAGGTTGAGATGCATTCAGGGGCGAATCTGACTGGCGACGTCACATGCAAAGGGCTCGTGATTCAGGACAACGTCTTTTTTGAAGGCCGATGCTCGATGAAGGAGAAGGAGGAGACTAAGAAGTGA
- a CDS encoding tetratricopeptide repeat protein → MFSVLLVFLFSTPREDFDQAVEAYRNGLYGPALYAMEQLLLEPGFEAQDSALLIAGQSAFALSRYDKALRYLERHLAESSDPDPYALERCVISSLELGQLAKSYELFMKYPRLEPAKDVKLRLAMKLEEAKEYERARDVYMTIDDPDLRLMGAKMLLAAGRQDLLRPYLADLEKTYPQVAATVASLQIDATLARADSLSSMEAGLAMGEPSTINPAQAYALGKLFESFSLYEDAVEYFESASKQHYYDALLPLASSYSLLGNTPKALKAYDDARKKLSFTQSDRALEAKARILSGLEYDARALTDASFKTWDEFEKVLDALSEKKDFQTYDRLLSLSKFERVEDILRRARFANSRGLPKEALDYYSDFLKRAPYSVNRSEVQREADIIKYFEFKDADAALKKLVRATTSSEKGKILFEDAKDYEGAISFLDTVATPQAFYYSALSYERLYLKDGKVRLLDKARERYENLYWQFPEDALVEDALYRLFLIELRDPLKKMERALNYLDHFPEGRYSDEIRFLLGGVQLSLGDTVAARSEWENLYLTKPKSSYNLPVLYELAELALLEADTSDASAKFNLILSISPHDTVYYLALKNLAEIEESRGRNLEALSLYRNMAVELGVIPRDIWHKALGLIFKLRQYNELDEFARALEDSEYQDEISFWIKVAKVESQLAKVDDVKSLMHQRPAALKDPYLYWSGVGLSLVDHNRLGRHLLERLVSEGRDSSLVSKADFLVAQHQLAGGEDSNAVATLRKLYAANPTDTLVLSKLVTALYRSGELKEADSLWMRLDLLSPGDQSALLLEKVGYLLNAGSVDEADKVLSSLSNVRSLMRNENYIYYKGLTAAKAGRQEEALENFKAFLEAFPRSQLVPAVHFKLGTLFYMIQELDSAALHYSDALADPDLRSSALRNLAVIARNKEEYNKAFEYFETLVNESSSPEERGDLYTELGITAYNAYKFSQAVTYFEKATPLVTKDRARLLYWTARSYAAFADPEHTEKAVSLFLKCHDEFPQDQWGLESWFQAGSGYVQLERLEDARVIFEAIIASRGINDPFGMRAQEALDELK, encoded by the coding sequence ATGTTTTCTGTGCTTCTCGTTTTTCTTTTCTCCACTCCCAGGGAGGATTTCGATCAGGCGGTTGAGGCTTACCGCAACGGGCTTTACGGACCCGCGCTCTACGCGATGGAACAGCTTCTGCTTGAACCCGGTTTCGAGGCACAGGACAGCGCGCTTCTTATCGCCGGACAGTCCGCATTCGCGCTTTCGAGATACGACAAGGCCCTGCGCTACCTTGAGCGCCATCTTGCCGAATCTTCCGACCCTGACCCTTACGCTCTTGAAAGATGCGTAATCTCATCCCTTGAATTGGGGCAGCTCGCAAAATCCTACGAACTATTCATGAAATATCCGCGTCTTGAACCTGCGAAGGACGTGAAGCTTCGCCTCGCAATGAAACTCGAGGAGGCAAAGGAGTACGAGCGCGCGCGCGATGTCTATATGACCATTGACGACCCTGATCTGCGGCTCATGGGTGCAAAGATGCTTCTTGCCGCAGGAAGACAAGATCTCCTGAGACCGTATCTTGCCGATCTTGAAAAAACCTATCCGCAGGTTGCGGCAACTGTTGCTTCGCTTCAGATAGATGCAACCCTTGCAAGGGCAGACAGCCTTTCTTCAATGGAGGCGGGTCTTGCAATGGGCGAGCCGTCGACAATCAACCCGGCGCAGGCATACGCCTTGGGTAAACTTTTCGAGAGTTTCTCTCTCTACGAGGATGCGGTCGAGTACTTTGAATCGGCTTCAAAACAGCATTATTACGATGCCCTGCTTCCCCTTGCTTCTTCCTATTCGCTTCTGGGCAATACGCCAAAAGCCCTTAAGGCTTACGACGATGCTCGAAAGAAGCTTTCCTTCACTCAATCCGATCGCGCCCTCGAGGCGAAGGCAAGAATACTATCGGGACTCGAATACGATGCACGGGCTTTGACAGACGCCAGCTTCAAGACATGGGATGAATTCGAAAAAGTGCTGGATGCACTCAGCGAAAAGAAAGATTTCCAGACGTACGATAGACTTCTTTCTCTGTCGAAATTCGAAAGGGTAGAGGACATCTTAAGAAGGGCAAGGTTTGCAAACTCGCGAGGACTTCCCAAGGAAGCGCTCGATTATTATAGCGATTTCCTTAAAAGGGCGCCTTATTCGGTAAACCGCTCCGAGGTTCAGAGGGAAGCTGACATCATTAAATACTTTGAATTCAAAGACGCCGATGCCGCCTTAAAAAAACTGGTAAGGGCAACGACCTCTTCGGAGAAGGGCAAGATTCTTTTCGAGGATGCGAAGGATTACGAGGGCGCAATCTCCTTCCTTGATACCGTTGCGACTCCTCAGGCGTTTTACTACTCCGCCTTGTCCTATGAGCGCCTTTACCTGAAGGATGGCAAGGTTAGATTGCTTGACAAGGCAAGGGAGAGATACGAGAATCTATACTGGCAGTTTCCTGAGGACGCTCTCGTCGAGGACGCTCTGTACCGTCTCTTCCTCATAGAACTAAGGGATCCCCTGAAGAAGATGGAGAGGGCGCTCAACTATCTCGACCACTTTCCCGAAGGCCGCTACTCGGATGAAATCCGTTTCCTTCTGGGCGGTGTCCAGCTTTCTCTTGGCGATACTGTTGCGGCCCGAAGCGAGTGGGAGAATCTTTATCTGACAAAACCGAAGAGCTCCTACAATCTTCCCGTGCTGTACGAGCTAGCGGAGCTGGCGCTGCTTGAGGCTGATACAAGCGACGCGTCGGCGAAGTTCAACCTTATACTTTCAATATCTCCCCACGATACTGTCTATTATCTTGCATTAAAGAATCTGGCCGAGATAGAGGAGTCTCGAGGACGCAATCTTGAGGCGCTTTCGCTTTACAGAAACATGGCAGTCGAGCTCGGCGTGATACCGCGGGATATCTGGCACAAAGCGCTCGGACTCATATTCAAGCTGAGGCAGTACAACGAACTGGATGAGTTTGCACGCGCTCTCGAGGATTCGGAGTACCAGGACGAAATCTCGTTCTGGATTAAGGTCGCGAAAGTCGAGAGCCAGCTTGCAAAGGTCGACGATGTCAAAAGCTTGATGCATCAGAGGCCCGCTGCGCTCAAGGACCCATATCTTTACTGGTCCGGAGTCGGATTAAGCCTCGTTGATCACAACAGACTCGGAAGGCATCTGCTTGAACGTCTGGTCAGTGAAGGCAGGGATTCGAGTCTTGTATCAAAGGCCGACTTCCTGGTCGCTCAGCACCAGCTTGCCGGCGGCGAGGACTCAAACGCCGTCGCAACCTTGCGAAAACTCTATGCGGCCAACCCTACGGATACGCTCGTTCTATCCAAACTCGTGACGGCGCTCTACCGCTCCGGCGAACTGAAGGAAGCGGATTCGTTGTGGATGAGGCTCGATCTGCTGAGTCCAGGAGACCAGTCCGCACTGCTTCTTGAAAAGGTTGGCTATCTTCTCAACGCGGGAAGTGTTGACGAAGCGGACAAGGTACTTTCGTCCCTTTCGAACGTTCGTTCGCTCATGCGCAACGAGAACTACATCTACTATAAAGGATTGACTGCGGCAAAAGCCGGCAGGCAGGAGGAAGCCCTCGAGAATTTCAAGGCGTTCCTCGAAGCCTTTCCGCGCAGCCAGCTTGTACCCGCCGTTCACTTCAAGCTGGGAACGCTCTTCTACATGATCCAGGAGCTTGACAGCGCCGCCCTGCATTATTCCGACGCTCTCGCGGACCCTGATCTTCGTTCCTCAGCTCTTCGCAATCTTGCCGTTATTGCAAGGAACAAGGAGGAATACAACAAAGCCTTCGAGTATTTTGAAACCCTTGTGAACGAATCCAGCTCTCCCGAGGAGCGCGGCGATCTTTACACCGAACTAGGCATAACGGCATACAATGCGTACAAGTTTTCGCAGGCGGTCACGTACTTCGAGAAGGCCACTCCGCTCGTCACGAAGGACAGAGCAAGGCTCCTTTACTGGACTGCCCGTTCGTACGCCGCTTTTGCAGACCCTGAGCATACCGAGAAGGCGGTCTCCCTGTTCCTTAAATGTCACGATGAATTCCCGCAGGATCAGTGGGGACTCGAGAGCTGGTTCCAGGCCGGTTCGGGCTACGTTCAGCTCGAGCGTCTTGAGGATGCAAGGGTTATTTTCGAGGCCATCATCGCTTCGCGCGGCATCAACGACCCCTTCGGGATGCGGGCGCAGGAAGCGTTGGATGAATTAAAATAA